Within the Amaranthus tricolor cultivar Red isolate AtriRed21 chromosome 15, ASM2621246v1, whole genome shotgun sequence genome, the region gagacaaataaGATAAACTTATCCaataaaaaatagaacaaataaaaagaattagagGGAGTAGTAGTTATATAATTACTAATTCCATGTCATGCATCTTGCCTGTCATATTTACATTCTCACACACATTTTGTGATTGCTCCTGCCCCCATCTCTATTCAATTCATTGCTGGCAACCCATTTTAATTCAAATACCATCTAAATTATTCTTGTAGGCCAAGTTACCTCATTCTTTGAAACAGTACCCATCAATACTTCATATTTTTGTCAAGTATATTGAATTGATATTTATGGTTTCAATCGTGTCTCACGAAAGACTATCTTTTATCGTATCTTTAATATTTACATTCCGTAATATTTAATtaacattattcttaatacctatttATTGTATcgttaatgtctacttattgtatccttaatgcttacttacattatcattaaatgtctacttacagtatttttattaaatcattcttaaatgcctacttaccgtatccttaatgtttacttacaatatcttaaatgcctacttatcaTAGCCTTAATGttttacttacaatatctttaatgcctatttataatatCGATAATGCCCATTGTGTAAATGTGcagtatttacaatattttaaattcgTACTTACAATATCCATAATGTCAACCACGTAACTTACTCTACATTTTCCTATCCGTacttacaagaatttgtgttatggTTTATTTAATTTGATAAACGTCTGTTGGttgatttaattattaactGAAAGTATTAATTGATTTGCTAGTTGTTAAGCTAGCAATTATAGTTGTCGAATGTTGATCATTTATTAGAATAAAGTGAtcataaaaaaatcaatgaaaaaataaaaaataaatatcatatTGTCGGATCTATGTAGGCATTATAAATCAAGCTAATATTAGGTGAAGGGAGAAGCATGCACTTTTGTTATTAACTATATATGAAGTGCGAGCAGCAATCAGTATGGCGCAGATTAACTGCAGGTGGAAATGTGGCAGAAGCCATTGAATACTTGCTCAATTTTGGAGTGCCCCTTTTGTTGGATATTTGCACCAGAATACCCACATTTTTTGctggatttttttattaacattttgcaataataataataataacaataatgaataatattCAAGCCAGTACGGTTCAACATGCCTCTTTTGGTGAGTGGTGACTCTTATTTTCTAGTTTCATACCCtatattataattcaaaaaCAAAGTGGATTAACATGATTTAagtttcaaatatatatttactttttttgagTTTActactaaaaatcaaaatttttctcataatttattatttttagtagcaaattcaaaataaCATAAATGTATATACATTAGTATACGCAACGTTACATTATTGCAAGGGATAGGAGGCGCTACGCTTGTCTATTTTGAAAAATACATGTTTTATTTGTATGCGCAATCTCTTTGCATCTATTTGAATAGTGGGTTGATGCTATGACCTAACTTGACTATTAATCCAAGCCTAAAACAAAGGATGTACATATAATTTTGCTTTTCTAACTTACTCAATCAAGCAATCgtaatttgttttaataattaacatttttcacaaaaatatatCAATCATATCAAAAAGATACAAGAATATATAACACACTTTAAAAGGGCCGATCATAAAACtaaagaaaataaacttaagctaattttaattttttaatagacTTTTGAGGCCAGGACATGCCCACAGTCGTCTAGACACGAATTGAAGGAAGCGGGTTCCTCGACCAGAGTAGCCCTTGCCGGGGACAACCTGGACGTGAAGCTTCTGACCCATCTCGCAGTGGATCCCGACTCCGCTATAGAAATAGTAGTCGCCGATAGCATTGAGTTGAAACACGGTTGGACCCTTGAAAAACTGGTTTATTACATTGTCGTGACCGCATTTGTCAAAGTCTGCCTTGTTTACTTGTAGCACGTTGTGTGCTCCCATTCTGTATGGAAACACTGCAATTTCACCCATGCATTTTGTCATTAATATGTTACCCTTCTTTggaaattgtgtttttttttcttcacttaagaaaataataaaaatattattatgtaagatattgcaaataatataaatataaatacataaagGTTTTGTATTCCTATATTGTTTGTCAATGTATTCCTATATTGTTTGTCATCATGTAAAGTTGTAGAGTAATTAAGGTTTTGTACATGAAAAACATAAAGAACGGAGTAAAAGACACAATAAATAATaggataataatataaataataggataataatatttatagccCTTAGAGTTGTACATAAGACTTAATAAATTCTTatcattatcaataattttaactttttaagaaaatatattaagttcacaagaaagaataaataataatccaataaagtataattaaattcttatgtttttaaagtaaaaataatattaaattatataaataaaatacaaggtTATTTTTTATATTCAGCCTTGAAGGCTGTACATATcatttttctaaataataataacatataatatcattttttctttttattaatcactgcaattttcttacaataatctaTGTATCGATCCTTGAACGAAATTATGGAAAATAAAGAACATAAAAatgtcacatttttattttatggtaaaagtattgaaaaaattatcaatttgtTTAGGTTTTTCTTTTCACTTTACCTTACGCTAATAACTAAAAACTCTTCACAAATTTGTTCGAGCGTTTTTATAAGTCCTAATTTTTCAATAATTGTTGTcaataaaagtaattaattaacaaaaattataaaaataaaaaacgaaaACACAAGATAAAAAAGTCACCTAATTTGTCACCAACACCAAAAGTTCTAGGTTTTGCCCAATCTTCATAAAACGTTTTATTAGGAGGAATTTCCCAACCTGCAACTCCTCCAACGACGTGAATCAATGCACTGCTAGATTGTACCAAAACGCAGTACACTACAACCAACAATGGCAATACGATGCGTTTCGTAGCCATCTGTTTTAcccaaaattatttatttcaacctatttttaaaatctttttaattgataaaaagCTTTGAGGTTGATTTTTAAGGTAAAATTGAGGTTTAATTATGGGTAAAAATGGAATGGTTGTCCAACTAGTCTACCCTACATTATCTATAAAAGATTAGCATTACGAGGCATAGATTAAGGTAAtccttaattttgatttttcctATAATTAGGGTGGAAAATCTATTATAACTAGTCCTAGCtactataataaatttgatattcttcgctaaatttagatgaaaataatatttaaacgaAAAAAATTGGAAGGAAAATCTCATgatattttgtattatatgataaaaaattcttgtatgagacggtctcatagaGAAGGGTTTGATGGATGCATGATAGGctaaggaaaaataaaataagtgagaatcaaatcaaaaattttctctCCAGATGTAATAAGCACCGGTTCTCAAAAATCTCATGATAATTATGTTGATGATTAGAGCTAAGTATTTTGATCCTTATACTTTGTTTGTAGTAcaataattaaaagttaaaacagaCAAAAATCAATACAAGCGAGATAATATTAGTTCACTATCTTATAGATCTGTACTCTTGTCAACGGCCCACAATAATTGATCTATACAAATAATTGATCTTCTCTTTTCCCTTGTTTGTAGGAGATTATCTGACCTTACCACcgctaaatattttaatttttttttttttttttgttgttcaaTATTCAACAAAGAGATAAAATGCAAGCATCTATTTGTCTGTTGATTAGACGATTGGAAATTGAGAGAATGGAAAACATTAGAACATTTCTCAATAAAAAGTACGACCAACTTTGCTGAACCGAAATGAAAAAATATCACCTCTTAACAGGAAAGTTAAGGGTAACATCAATTTCTATCCATATTCACTGGCAATTTAGTAGACAACAATATATTATCCAGAATAGGGAGTATTTCATAAAAGTTTA harbors:
- the LOC130801344 gene encoding umecyanin-like — encoded protein: MATKRIVLPLLVVVYCVLVQSSSALIHVVGGVAGWEIPPNKTFYEDWAKPRTFGVGDKLVFPYRMGAHNVLQVNKADFDKCGHDNVINQFFKGPTVFQLNAIGDYYFYSGVGIHCEMGQKLHVQVVPGKGYSGRGTRFLQFVSRRLWACPGLKSLLKN